A genomic window from Oceanobacillus timonensis includes:
- a CDS encoding FadR/GntR family transcriptional regulator: MKPLFEKIPQRDSTREIIMNQFTRMIKEGELSIGDKIPPERDLTDQFGVGRSTIREAIKSMTSMGLLEARLGEGTFIRKVDSDNIKQQLQWGLYLDPAPFNELIELRKILELETVKRAALNRTEEEIAELASWIDNMQQEGQVHRNKQNDLMFHMTIAKASNNKMIYNLLDLIRMSLEEWFENVLKDSHNVENSIKEHQCILEAIIQQNVEQAIETMEIHLNRGEKRLFQQMEQNKE; encoded by the coding sequence ATGAAACCATTATTTGAAAAAATACCGCAAAGGGATTCAACACGAGAGATAATCATGAACCAATTTACAAGGATGATTAAAGAAGGTGAATTGTCAATTGGAGATAAAATACCTCCTGAAAGAGATTTAACAGATCAATTTGGGGTGGGGAGGTCTACGATCAGAGAAGCGATTAAAAGTATGACTTCCATGGGGCTGTTAGAAGCAAGGTTGGGTGAAGGGACATTTATAAGAAAAGTCGATTCGGATAACATTAAACAACAGCTGCAATGGGGACTATATCTGGACCCTGCCCCATTTAACGAACTGATTGAATTAAGAAAGATTTTAGAATTGGAGACAGTAAAGCGGGCTGCGTTAAATCGAACAGAAGAGGAAATAGCAGAATTAGCGTCATGGATAGATAACATGCAGCAAGAAGGACAAGTGCATCGAAATAAGCAAAATGATTTAATGTTTCATATGACAATAGCTAAAGCGAGTAATAACAAAATGATTTACAACTTATTGGATTTAATCCGAATGTCGTTAGAAGAGTGGTTCGAAAATGTACTCAAAGACTCGCATAATGTGGAAAACTCCATCAAGGAGCATCAATGTATTCTGGAGGCAATTATACAACAAAATGTTGAGCAGGCTATAGAGACGATGGAAATACATTTGAACCGTGGAGAGAAGCGGTTATTTCAGCAAATGGAACAAAATAAGGAATAA
- a CDS encoding TRAP transporter substrate-binding protein gives MKKIFFILGVLSVLFMYGCGNSGSETNAEEEKVEISIGHVGAPVSPQQGAADIFTELVEEKTGGSVEIKIYNSSQLGDERELVEGVQMGTIDGGIISAGLFASSYNVMEAFEVPFLFEDKEHALKVNNGEIGREVLDNLEENAGLKALSLWEHGFRQITNSRGPIETPEDLNGLKIRSPEVQSYSVALEEFGANPIPLSFSELYVAMDRGVVDGQHNPLMHIEGQRFYEVQDYLTVMDFAYTPNVLALSDAVWGQLSEEQQTALDEAASETTELWSEEAAEQNEEILNELEDKIEITHKEEIDWEAFKQVVEGVYPEYEAEYGSEFVQFLEEVQAAAD, from the coding sequence ATGAAGAAGATCTTTTTCATTTTAGGAGTACTTTCCGTACTGTTCATGTACGGTTGTGGGAATTCAGGTAGTGAAACGAACGCAGAAGAGGAAAAAGTGGAAATCAGTATTGGACATGTTGGGGCACCAGTTAGTCCGCAACAAGGGGCTGCAGATATTTTCACAGAATTGGTAGAAGAAAAAACAGGCGGCTCTGTCGAAATTAAAATCTACAATTCATCCCAGCTTGGTGACGAAAGAGAGCTTGTGGAAGGAGTGCAAATGGGTACGATTGATGGAGGAATTATTTCTGCCGGTTTATTTGCATCCAGCTATAATGTTATGGAAGCGTTTGAAGTACCATTCTTATTTGAAGATAAAGAACATGCTTTAAAGGTTAACAACGGCGAGATAGGGAGAGAAGTTCTTGATAACTTAGAAGAAAACGCAGGATTGAAAGCCCTTTCTTTGTGGGAGCATGGGTTTAGACAAATTACGAATTCGAGAGGTCCGATTGAAACACCAGAGGATCTCAATGGCTTGAAAATAAGGAGTCCGGAAGTCCAATCATACAGTGTTGCATTGGAGGAATTTGGAGCGAATCCAATACCGCTATCTTTTTCAGAGCTATATGTAGCCATGGATAGAGGGGTAGTTGACGGACAGCATAATCCGTTAATGCATATTGAAGGGCAACGGTTTTATGAAGTACAAGATTATTTGACAGTCATGGATTTTGCTTACACGCCAAATGTTCTAGCATTGAGTGATGCAGTTTGGGGACAGTTATCTGAAGAACAGCAGACAGCATTGGATGAAGCAGCTTCGGAAACAACAGAGCTTTGGTCAGAAGAAGCTGCTGAACAGAACGAAGAGATACTCAATGAATTAGAAGACAAAATAGAAATCACTCATAAGGAAGAGATTGATTGGGAGGCTTTCAAGCAAGTCGTTGAGGGAGTTTACCCAGAATATGAAGCTGAGTATGGCAGTGAATTTGTACAGTTTTTAGAAGAAGTACAAGCAGCTGCTGATTAA
- a CDS encoding PPC domain-containing DNA-binding protein — protein sequence MKETRVQYATGEIGKTVAGRLLPGTDLITGIEEICKVNDITYASIANCFGSFQEAAYMYLVPQEESVVGAGYGDLFVADGPVEFLNGTGVVCQREGDYDTHFHATMCDKEGKVFGGHMVKGKTPVLTTVDLVINEVKNAHMYRDYDDETDLIQFNPKAE from the coding sequence ATGAAAGAGACAAGAGTACAGTATGCAACTGGAGAAATTGGTAAAACAGTAGCAGGAAGATTATTACCAGGAACGGATTTAATCACGGGTATTGAAGAAATTTGTAAGGTAAATGACATTACGTATGCTTCTATTGCAAATTGCTTTGGAAGTTTTCAGGAAGCAGCTTACATGTATTTAGTTCCGCAAGAAGAATCTGTAGTAGGTGCTGGATATGGAGACTTGTTTGTGGCAGATGGTCCGGTTGAATTTTTAAATGGGACAGGCGTTGTTTGTCAGCGTGAAGGAGATTACGATACACATTTCCATGCGACAATGTGTGATAAAGAAGGAAAGGTATTTGGCGGTCATATGGTTAAAGGAAAAACGCCGGTACTAACAACCGTTGATTTGGTTATTAATGAAGTAAAAAATGCACATATGTATCGTGATTATGATGACGAAACAGACTTGATTCAGTTTAATCCAAAAGCAGAATAA
- a CDS encoding NAD(P)-dependent oxidoreductase produces the protein MNNKNSIGFIGLGVMGFPMASNLLHAGKELVVFDINLEQAAQLPFQERVTIAGSKEELAKQVDIVLLMLPNSPHVKEAITGKGGLIETLSVGALIIDMSSISSTVTKEINEELEGKNIDMIDAPVSGGQTGAVHGTLTFMVGGKKENYDQALDLLQIMGDKIIHCGEVGSGQTVKIVNQLMSAVNLVSMSEGFTLGVKGGVDPEIMRDVILNGSGRCWALEDRMPVILDRDFDPGFTVDLHTKDISLALEVGKDLQVPLYATSLVHELFKTLQAKGDGGKDNAAVITLYEALAKIEVVKRNKAVSQ, from the coding sequence ATGAATAACAAAAATTCAATTGGTTTTATCGGTTTAGGTGTTATGGGATTCCCAATGGCTAGTAATTTATTACACGCAGGGAAAGAATTAGTTGTCTTTGATATTAATTTAGAACAAGCGGCACAGCTTCCGTTCCAAGAGCGTGTGACAATTGCAGGTTCCAAGGAAGAACTAGCAAAACAAGTTGACATTGTACTGCTCATGCTGCCAAACAGTCCCCATGTGAAAGAAGCAATAACCGGGAAGGGAGGATTAATAGAAACATTATCAGTAGGTGCTTTGATTATTGATATGAGCAGTATTTCATCGACTGTTACAAAAGAAATCAATGAAGAACTTGAGGGAAAAAACATTGATATGATAGATGCACCTGTCAGTGGCGGACAAACTGGAGCCGTTCATGGAACTTTGACCTTTATGGTTGGAGGAAAAAAAGAGAACTATGATCAAGCGCTAGATTTACTTCAAATCATGGGAGATAAAATTATTCACTGCGGGGAGGTTGGAAGTGGTCAGACTGTTAAAATTGTTAATCAGCTTATGTCAGCGGTAAATCTGGTCAGCATGTCAGAAGGATTCACTTTAGGTGTCAAAGGAGGCGTAGATCCGGAAATTATGCGTGATGTTATTTTGAATGGTTCCGGAAGATGTTGGGCACTTGAGGATAGAATGCCGGTTATTTTAGACAGAGATTTTGACCCAGGTTTTACGGTGGACTTGCACACTAAAGATATTTCGTTGGCGCTTGAAGTAGGGAAAGATCTTCAGGTACCTTTATACGCAACTTCGCTCGTCCATGAACTATTTAAAACATTGCAGGCAAAAGGGGATGGAGGAAAAGATAACGCTGCAGTTATTACGTTATATGAAGCGTTAGCAAAAATAGAAGTTGTCAAAAGAAATAAGGCGGTATCACAATGA
- a CDS encoding TRAP transporter large permease yields MTSAVVLFVAFIIFLLMGIPVAFGLAGASILSLLMIDPGMLTQVFSKMFSGANSWLLLAIPFFILAGNIMEKGGVTRRLVDFADALVGFLPGGLSATNVTASMFFGGVSGSAVADTSATGTILIPAMVRQGYSSRYSAAVTAASSPIGIIIPPSIPMILWGFTAGLSVADLFLAGIGAGILVGVALLAASTVISIKRGYKSSIPFAFKNVFGKGKEGILALVTPAIIIVGIITGVVTPTEAAVVAVLYSMLLGFFVYKELKVKHLKDIIINSGKMTATVMMIIISAGAFSYLLTINDVPSSLASFVIEMNLSPFLLMLMFILLFLFLGMFLDANAAIIMTVPVVAPVIVASGIDPIHASVVLIATLGLGLLTPPVGLCTYVAAGIADLRFDELMRDLVPFVLVLLTCVILMLVFPQIITFIPSLLNG; encoded by the coding sequence ATGACTTCTGCTGTTGTTCTATTTGTAGCTTTTATTATCTTTTTGCTGATGGGCATACCAGTAGCTTTTGGATTGGCAGGTGCTTCTATTTTATCTTTGTTAATGATTGATCCCGGCATGTTGACGCAGGTATTTTCAAAAATGTTTTCTGGAGCGAACTCATGGTTACTTTTAGCCATACCGTTTTTTATACTGGCGGGTAACATCATGGAAAAGGGTGGCGTGACAAGACGTCTGGTTGATTTTGCAGATGCACTTGTTGGATTTTTACCAGGTGGTCTTTCAGCAACGAATGTCACGGCTAGTATGTTTTTTGGAGGCGTGTCCGGTTCCGCTGTAGCAGATACTTCTGCTACAGGTACCATCTTAATTCCGGCAATGGTTAGGCAAGGCTATAGCTCTAGATATTCAGCCGCAGTGACAGCTGCTTCTTCACCTATTGGCATTATCATTCCGCCAAGTATTCCGATGATATTATGGGGGTTCACTGCTGGTCTTTCTGTAGCTGATTTATTCTTAGCTGGTATTGGAGCTGGCATTTTAGTTGGTGTTGCTCTATTAGCAGCATCTACCGTTATTTCGATAAAAAGAGGATATAAGTCATCTATTCCTTTTGCATTTAAAAATGTATTCGGAAAAGGGAAAGAAGGTATCTTAGCCCTGGTCACCCCTGCTATTATCATTGTCGGTATTATCACTGGGGTTGTAACGCCGACAGAAGCCGCTGTTGTAGCTGTGCTTTATTCAATGTTACTTGGATTTTTCGTATATAAGGAATTAAAGGTAAAGCATTTGAAAGATATTATTATTAACTCCGGTAAAATGACGGCTACTGTTATGATGATTATTATTAGTGCAGGAGCATTCTCTTACCTGTTAACCATTAACGATGTACCAAGCAGTTTAGCGAGTTTTGTCATTGAAATGAATCTTTCTCCTTTTCTGCTGATGCTCATGTTTATTTTGTTGTTCTTATTCTTAGGGATGTTTTTAGATGCAAATGCAGCCATTATTATGACCGTTCCAGTGGTTGCCCCAGTAATTGTAGCATCGGGAATTGACCCAATCCATGCCAGTGTCGTACTTATTGCTACATTGGGGCTCGGGTTGTTAACACCTCCAGTGGGTTTGTGTACGTATGTGGCTGCAGGAATCGCGGATTTACGATTTGATGAATTGATGCGAGATTTAGTTCCATTTGTATTGGTGTTATTAACATGTGTCATCCTGATGCTCGTATTTCCGCAGATAATTACTTTTATACCAAGCTTATTAAATGGATAG
- a CDS encoding TRAP transporter small permease, which produces MFISKLSKGLDRLCMFLLIVITVVMTASLVIMIFGRNFFNTSFASLEEISRFTFVWLTFIGAAIAFKRKEHMGMDFIVSKLKGKTAQYVEVIQDIFALILFALFIYYGTQLAVLNMNVVSLQSGISMGYVYSIIPIAGFIMIIHALDHIFKSYKKKNKEDTNHELVNNNVSSI; this is translated from the coding sequence ATGTTTATTTCAAAGCTAAGTAAAGGCTTGGACAGACTATGTATGTTCCTGCTGATTGTGATTACAGTAGTAATGACAGCCAGCCTGGTTATTATGATTTTTGGAAGGAATTTTTTTAACACTTCATTTGCGTCTTTAGAAGAAATCTCAAGATTTACATTTGTGTGGTTGACTTTCATAGGTGCAGCTATTGCTTTTAAACGTAAAGAGCATATGGGAATGGATTTTATTGTTAGTAAATTAAAAGGTAAAACAGCACAATATGTTGAAGTCATACAAGATATTTTTGCGTTAATCCTGTTTGCTTTGTTTATTTACTATGGAACACAGTTAGCAGTACTTAATATGAATGTCGTTAGTCTACAATCGGGAATTTCAATGGGATATGTATATTCCATCATACCGATTGCTGGATTTATTATGATAATACATGCACTCGATCATATTTTTAAGAGTTATAAGAAGAAAAATAAAGAAGATACGAACCATGAATTAGTTAATAATAATGTATCTTCTATTTAG
- a CDS encoding four-carbon acid sugar kinase family protein produces MQLQQKLLSFYGDDFTGSTDAMEALTLSGLKTVLFLKPPTKELLDEKFANIQCIGIAGTSRTMTPEQMETKLKPILKQMQELGAPANHYKVCSTFDSSPSVGNIGKVLEMVLEINTTQVFVPIIAGAPPLHRYTVFGNHFARVGYKTFRLDNHPVMSNHPITPMQEADLIKHLAEQTDYFIDLADILTMNDYFTELEETVNKTVTKKKTKGLLFDVLTDDHLTKVGKLVWEKSITNQSFVIGSSGVEYALTKYWNSMKGNQEQHVENDRERRIEKEQVLVVSGSCSPITSDQIKHALDNGFTGLNVSPVKLMDSKTSSAYLNGLMNDVKDLVDEGKSVIVYSALGPDDISIDETREYLQSIGKEPSNSGQLLGEQFGTLIKTTVENTTLKRIVIAGGDTSSYATLKMNIYALEMIRSIAPGAPLCKSYSDIQKFNGLEIALKGGQLGQVDYFTKVHQGNVVKV; encoded by the coding sequence ATGCAGTTACAACAAAAGCTCTTAAGTTTTTATGGAGATGATTTCACAGGTTCAACAGATGCAATGGAGGCATTGACACTTAGCGGCCTAAAGACAGTTTTATTTTTGAAACCGCCTACAAAAGAGTTGCTTGATGAAAAATTTGCAAATATTCAATGCATTGGCATTGCTGGAACCAGCCGAACGATGACTCCAGAGCAGATGGAAACAAAATTAAAACCGATATTGAAACAAATGCAGGAACTCGGTGCACCAGCAAACCATTATAAAGTTTGTTCCACCTTTGATTCTTCTCCGAGTGTGGGGAATATCGGTAAAGTATTGGAAATGGTTTTGGAGATAAATACTACGCAGGTTTTTGTTCCTATTATTGCAGGTGCTCCGCCATTACATCGCTATACCGTGTTTGGGAATCATTTTGCCAGAGTTGGTTATAAAACGTTTCGACTGGATAATCATCCTGTGATGTCAAATCATCCAATAACACCAATGCAGGAAGCTGATTTAATAAAACATTTAGCTGAACAGACAGATTACTTTATAGATTTGGCAGATATTTTAACAATGAATGATTATTTTACGGAGCTGGAAGAGACAGTAAATAAAACAGTTACAAAGAAAAAAACAAAAGGCCTGCTATTTGATGTGTTGACGGATGATCATTTAACGAAAGTTGGTAAGTTGGTTTGGGAAAAATCAATAACGAATCAATCATTTGTTATCGGCTCATCTGGAGTGGAATATGCGCTAACGAAGTATTGGAATTCTATGAAAGGAAATCAGGAACAGCATGTTGAGAACGATAGGGAAAGAAGGATAGAAAAAGAGCAAGTCCTCGTCGTTTCAGGAAGTTGCTCGCCAATTACTTCTGATCAAATTAAGCATGCTTTAGACAATGGTTTTACTGGTTTAAACGTTTCTCCTGTAAAATTAATGGATTCAAAAACAAGTTCAGCTTATTTAAATGGCCTGATGAATGATGTTAAGGACCTGGTTGATGAAGGAAAGAGTGTCATCGTTTATTCGGCACTTGGACCTGATGATATATCAATTGATGAAACCCGAGAATATTTGCAATCTATTGGGAAAGAACCAAGTAACAGCGGGCAACTTCTAGGAGAACAGTTTGGAACGTTAATAAAAACGACGGTAGAAAATACAACCTTAAAACGCATCGTCATAGCTGGTGGAGATACGTCAAGTTACGCAACATTAAAAATGAATATTTATGCATTAGAAATGATTCGTAGCATCGCTCCTGGAGCCCCACTTTGTAAATCATATTCAGATATCCAGAAATTTAATGGATTAGAAATTGCTTTGAAGGGAGGCCAATTAGGTCAAGTGGATTATTTTACTAAAGTGCATCAAGGGAATGTTGTAAAAGTATAG
- a CDS encoding class II aldolase/adducin family protein, producing the protein MNIKSKLLHTGNELLQKQLTWGNSGNISARNDKENMIITASGTNMGQLSEDDFAFVHIETQEWEGTKKPSKEIPMHRAIYMNRPDANVIIHASPFWSTLIACSEQTMESKLFIESMYYLEKIEEVPYFHPGSAALGEEVGEAAKKANVLILKNHGVIVLDDSVEEAVMRLETLEFTCRMAIMAKGSGIPLSVLTDEIAEDFLANSGYKGIDKVK; encoded by the coding sequence ATGAATATAAAATCAAAATTACTGCATACCGGAAATGAGTTACTACAAAAGCAACTTACATGGGGAAACTCCGGAAATATCAGTGCTCGAAATGATAAAGAAAACATGATTATCACGGCTTCAGGGACAAATATGGGTCAGCTATCAGAAGATGATTTTGCTTTTGTTCATATAGAAACGCAAGAGTGGGAAGGAACAAAGAAACCTTCTAAGGAAATACCGATGCATCGTGCCATATATATGAACCGCCCTGACGCAAATGTCATTATTCATGCATCGCCTTTTTGGTCTACGCTGATTGCCTGTTCGGAACAAACGATGGAATCGAAGCTATTTATAGAATCGATGTATTACCTTGAGAAGATAGAGGAAGTCCCGTATTTCCATCCAGGCAGTGCCGCTTTAGGAGAAGAAGTTGGTGAGGCGGCAAAGAAGGCGAATGTTCTGATTTTGAAAAATCATGGAGTTATTGTTTTGGATGATAGTGTTGAGGAAGCTGTGATGCGGTTGGAGACGTTGGAGTTCACGTGTAGAATGGCGATTATGGCGAAGGGATCGGGTATACCTTTGAGCGTGTTGACGGATGAAATTGCGGAGGACTTTTTGGCGAATTCGGGGTATAAGGGGATAGATAAAGTAAAATAA
- a CDS encoding GntR family transcriptional regulator, which translates to MEHIYRTKKDKVYSHLRENIINGLLTPGERLKISQIARQFEMSEIPVREALQKLSIEEYVTFKPHIGAVVSSMSTENIREIFELRITLEGLATNLSVDHLTNYHLQTLENIIVDSQTFINEKRFEEYAEWNRHFHESIYKHCNNQRLYKLIFDLWSNTRRYPQLFRTRESVEQSIIEHKEILAALKERDKELAEKLTKDHKYKSYKNLLNMIEESEK; encoded by the coding sequence GTGGAACATATATATCGTACAAAAAAAGATAAGGTTTACAGTCATCTTAGGGAAAATATCATTAACGGCTTACTCACCCCCGGAGAACGATTAAAAATTTCTCAAATTGCTCGTCAATTTGAAATGAGTGAAATTCCAGTAAGAGAGGCCTTGCAAAAGCTTTCTATAGAAGAGTATGTTACATTCAAGCCGCATATTGGTGCTGTTGTCAGTAGTATGTCCACTGAAAACATACGAGAGATATTTGAGTTACGCATCACGTTAGAGGGGCTTGCTACAAATTTATCTGTTGATCATTTAACAAACTACCACCTTCAAACGCTGGAAAATATAATTGTAGACTCACAAACTTTTATTAATGAAAAGCGATTTGAGGAGTATGCAGAATGGAATCGTCATTTTCACGAATCAATATATAAACATTGTAATAACCAACGTCTTTATAAGCTGATTTTTGATCTATGGAGTAATACGCGAAGGTATCCACAACTTTTTCGTACACGTGAGTCAGTAGAGCAATCAATTATAGAGCATAAAGAAATATTAGCGGCATTAAAAGAAAGAGATAAAGAATTAGCTGAAAAGTTAACTAAAGATCACAAATATAAAAGTTATAAAAATTTGTTAAATATGATAGAAGAATCTGAAAAGTGA
- a CDS encoding cupin domain-containing protein: MTTVTPWITDWDVKHPISINKSVGAPLISAEWEDGPTPFFEKRTLNLDKASNGKLGGSHVRGIASEGEWQADDVDFNQFFIIKGSARLEFEDGSSHELVSESSAIVPALYRYRFAQISDDFEALHFFAPDEYNIIWGKDAALPERVQTLDPHRRLVILHEDESAWSEGLREFFEYRDLGTLEPTDGRVYVHVIRTTGQPYEAGTGWHYHSWAQCFFVLDGHADLRVETGPRYALSAGDAFCIGAGDTNRHFVDRVSSDYKLVELCVPGWKDATPVEAPEGSSL; the protein is encoded by the coding sequence ATGACTACTGTAACTCCATGGATCACGGACTGGGATGTCAAACATCCCATTTCAATCAATAAGTCGGTTGGTGCGCCATTGATTAGCGCGGAGTGGGAGGACGGCCCTACACCGTTTTTTGAAAAGAGGACTTTGAATCTTGACAAGGCCTCTAATGGTAAACTCGGCGGCTCTCATGTTCGGGGTATTGCCTCTGAAGGGGAATGGCAGGCGGATGATGTCGATTTCAACCAGTTCTTTATTATTAAGGGATCAGCCCGTCTGGAATTCGAAGATGGTTCGTCGCATGAGCTCGTGTCCGAGAGTTCTGCGATAGTACCTGCATTGTATAGGTACCGTTTCGCACAAATCAGTGATGACTTTGAAGCACTCCATTTCTTTGCCCCGGATGAGTATAACATTATTTGGGGGAAGGATGCGGCATTGCCGGAGCGCGTGCAAACCCTTGATCCTCACCGACGCCTAGTTATTTTGCACGAGGATGAAAGCGCTTGGAGTGAAGGTCTCCGCGAATTTTTTGAGTATCGGGATTTAGGCACATTGGAGCCAACTGATGGTCGCGTATATGTTCATGTCATACGTACTACCGGCCAGCCATATGAAGCAGGTACGGGATGGCATTACCATTCTTGGGCTCAGTGTTTTTTTGTTTTAGATGGTCACGCGGACCTTCGAGTGGAGACGGGCCCACGATACGCACTTAGTGCAGGGGACGCCTTCTGTATAGGTGCAGGAGACACAAATCGTCACTTTGTTGATCGTGTAAGTTCGGACTACAAACTCGTGGAATTATGTGTTCCAGGATGGAAAGATGCTACGCCTGTAGAAGCACCTGAAGGCTCATCACTTTAA
- the fahA gene encoding fumarylacetoacetase — MKKKFTTAVDFLAKSGFGVENLPYGSVYTDEDTVPRLVVRLGDHAIDLGSLTSTVGGLGKKTKSAVTNQPNLDALLAAGRPVWSELRNWIRQTLTDPDHTKAVEAVATNVNDVNMAMPFTVTDYVDFYASENHASNLGRILRPDEEPLKPNWKHLPVGYHGRASTVSVSGTPVYRPKGIRPEKGTAPSFGSSRRLDIEAELGFIVGGSAPQGEVSLAQAAENHLFGVVLFNDWSARDIQAFESVPLGPNLSKSFASTISAWVVPWDALDAARVVPPVRDESLVQYLDDSSADPYGLDISVEVYIDDQHVSTVPYSTMYWTAPQMLAHMTVNGATLSPGDFFGSGTISGPEPDQCGSLIELTLGGEEPLTSRMGEKYNFLQDGQQVTLRGSAPGPMGSTIGFGECTGTIRPAT; from the coding sequence GTGAAAAAAAAATTTACCACCGCCGTTGATTTCTTGGCCAAGTCCGGATTCGGAGTGGAAAATCTCCCCTACGGTTCAGTATACACAGATGAGGATACTGTTCCTAGGTTGGTTGTCAGACTAGGGGACCACGCGATTGATTTGGGTTCTTTGACGTCGACGGTCGGTGGGTTAGGAAAAAAGACTAAAAGCGCTGTGACAAATCAACCTAATTTGGACGCATTGCTGGCAGCGGGTAGACCTGTCTGGTCTGAGCTGCGTAACTGGATAAGGCAGACACTCACTGATCCTGACCATACGAAAGCAGTGGAAGCTGTGGCAACTAACGTAAATGATGTTAACATGGCGATGCCCTTTACCGTGACCGATTATGTTGACTTCTACGCATCAGAGAATCATGCATCTAATCTTGGTCGTATATTGCGACCGGATGAGGAGCCGCTGAAACCAAATTGGAAACATTTGCCAGTAGGTTATCACGGTCGCGCCTCGACTGTGTCCGTTTCAGGAACTCCTGTGTATCGACCAAAGGGGATACGGCCAGAGAAGGGGACTGCACCAAGCTTTGGATCTTCTAGGCGTCTAGATATCGAAGCAGAGCTCGGATTCATCGTGGGCGGTTCGGCGCCTCAGGGCGAAGTTAGCTTGGCGCAAGCCGCCGAGAACCATTTGTTTGGGGTAGTTCTGTTTAACGACTGGTCTGCTCGTGATATCCAAGCGTTTGAATCTGTGCCTCTGGGACCCAACCTGAGTAAATCGTTTGCTTCAACGATCTCAGCGTGGGTGGTGCCCTGGGATGCATTGGACGCAGCCCGAGTAGTTCCACCAGTTCGAGATGAGTCTCTCGTGCAATATTTGGACGACTCCAGTGCCGACCCATACGGGCTTGATATTTCAGTAGAGGTCTATATCGACGATCAACACGTTTCTACAGTCCCGTATTCAACGATGTACTGGACAGCCCCTCAGATGTTGGCCCATATGACAGTTAATGGCGCTACCCTTAGCCCAGGAGATTTCTTCGGTTCTGGCACCATCTCTGGGCCGGAACCGGATCAGTGTGGATCATTGATTGAGCTGACATTGGGAGGGGAAGAACCGCTAACTTCTAGAATGGGAGAGAAATACAATTTCCTCCAAGATGGCCAGCAGGTAACACTTCGTGGCAGCGCACCTGGCCCGATGGGGAGCACAATTGGTTTCGGCGAGTGTACCGGTACCATACGACCTGCCACATAA
- a CDS encoding aspartate/glutamate racemase family protein codes for MKKILIQSSTEIDGFPEYRDGIKNHMEKILPGNYSFDLAGVTKKYTPGGFMASEFLNNKEILQNIINAEKDGYDAVVLHCFLDPVLDEAREIVNIPVVGMAESSMLLSQMYGKKFAVITHSAQLAKKEIPSLIKKYDLNHSSINTQYFDVSLLDLENAFSDPEAVIKQFLDACEIAVEKGAEVILPGCGLLNIVCVQNGLSKVRNTGATILDVTGAVLKMADTKITLQDISGTTISRNGYYEKPRFLPEAQT; via the coding sequence ATGAAAAAAATTCTGATTCAAAGCAGTACTGAAATTGATGGTTTTCCAGAATATAGAGATGGTATCAAAAATCACATGGAAAAAATACTCCCGGGTAACTATTCTTTTGACCTAGCTGGTGTGACGAAGAAATATACTCCCGGAGGTTTTATGGCAAGTGAATTTTTAAACAATAAGGAAATTCTTCAAAATATTATTAATGCCGAAAAAGATGGTTATGATGCGGTTGTATTGCACTGCTTTTTAGATCCTGTTCTTGATGAAGCCAGGGAAATAGTTAATATACCTGTTGTCGGCATGGCTGAATCATCGATGTTATTGTCACAAATGTATGGTAAAAAATTTGCAGTGATAACACATTCTGCTCAATTGGCTAAAAAAGAGATTCCAAGCTTAATTAAAAAATACGATTTAAATCATTCTTCAATCAACACACAATATTTTGATGTAAGTCTATTGGATTTAGAAAATGCTTTTTCTGATCCTGAAGCCGTTATTAAACAGTTTTTAGATGCTTGTGAAATAGCAGTAGAAAAGGGAGCAGAAGTGATTTTGCCCGGATGTGGTTTGCTTAATATTGTATGTGTTCAAAACGGTCTTTCAAAGGTTAGAAATACAGGTGCAACCATTTTGGATGTTACCGGAGCAGTATTAAAAATGGCAGATACAAAAATTACATTACAAGACATTTCAGGAACAACTATAAGTAGAAATGGCTATTATGAGAAACCGAGATTTTTACCGGAGGCACAAACTTAA